One part of the Algibacter sp. L1A34 genome encodes these proteins:
- the atpD gene encoding F0F1 ATP synthase subunit beta: protein MSKVTGKVAQIVGPVIDVEFGAGAELPKIYDSLEIKRADGSLLVLEVQSHIGEDTVRTIAMDSSDGLSRGTEVAATGAPIQMPVGDDVYGRLFNVIGDAIDGLGDLPKAGEAGLPIHRQAPRFEDLSTSTEVLFTGIKVIDLIEPYAKGGKIGLFGGAGVGKTVLIQELINNIAKGHGGLSVFAGVGERTREGNDLLREMLESGIIKYGDDFMHSMEEGGWDLSKVDKAGMKESKATFVFGQMNEPPGARARVALSGLTIAEYFRDGAGEGQGKDVLFFVDNIFRFTQAGSEVSALLGRMPSAVGYQPTLATEMGAMQERITSTKRGSITSVQAVYVPADDLTDPAPATTFAHLDATTVLSRKIAELGIYPAVDPLDSTSRILTADILGDDHYNCAQRVKELLQRYKELQDIIAILGMEELSEEDKLAVGRARRVQRFLSQPFHVAEQFTGLKGVLVDIKETIKGFNMIMDGELDHLPEAAFNLKGTIEEAIEAGDKMLAEV, encoded by the coding sequence ATGTCTAAAGTTACAGGTAAAGTTGCACAAATAGTAGGTCCAGTTATCGATGTTGAATTCGGAGCTGGTGCTGAACTTCCAAAAATTTATGATTCATTAGAAATTAAAAGAGCCGATGGATCGCTTTTAGTACTAGAAGTACAATCTCACATTGGTGAAGATACTGTGCGTACTATCGCTATGGATTCTTCTGATGGATTAAGTAGAGGAACAGAGGTTGCTGCTACCGGTGCGCCTATACAAATGCCTGTTGGCGATGATGTTTACGGACGTTTATTCAACGTAATTGGAGATGCTATTGATGGTCTTGGAGATTTACCTAAAGCTGGAGAAGCTGGGTTACCAATTCACCGTCAAGCACCTAGATTTGAAGATTTATCAACTTCTACTGAAGTTTTATTTACAGGTATTAAAGTAATCGATTTAATTGAGCCTTATGCAAAAGGTGGTAAAATTGGTTTATTTGGTGGTGCTGGAGTAGGTAAAACAGTATTAATTCAAGAGTTGATTAACAATATAGCAAAAGGACACGGTGGTTTATCTGTATTTGCTGGAGTGGGTGAAAGAACTCGTGAAGGAAACGATTTACTACGTGAAATGTTAGAATCAGGAATTATCAAATATGGTGATGACTTTATGCATTCTATGGAAGAAGGCGGATGGGATTTATCTAAAGTTGATAAAGCTGGAATGAAAGAATCTAAAGCGACTTTCGTATTTGGACAAATGAATGAGCCTCCTGGAGCTCGTGCTCGTGTAGCTTTATCTGGTTTAACTATTGCAGAATATTTCCGTGATGGTGCTGGTGAAGGACAAGGGAAAGATGTATTATTCTTCGTAGATAATATCTTCCGTTTTACACAAGCTGGTTCTGAGGTATCTGCATTATTAGGTCGTATGCCTTCTGCGGTAGGTTACCAACCAACATTAGCAACAGAAATGGGTGCTATGCAAGAGCGTATTACTTCAACTAAAAGAGGTTCTATTACATCTGTACAAGCGGTTTACGTACCTGCAGATGATTTAACGGATCCTGCACCAGCTACAACGTTTGCTCACTTAGATGCAACAACAGTATTGTCTCGTAAAATTGCTGAGTTAGGTATTTATCCTGCGGTAGATCCATTAGATTCTACTTCAAGAATTTTAACTGCTGATATTTTAGGTGATGATCACTATAACTGTGCACAACGTGTTAAAGAGTTATTACAACGTTATAAAGAATTACAAGATATTATTGCTATTCTAGGTATGGAAGAATTATCTGAAGAAGATAAACTAGCTGTAGGTAGAGCAAGACGTGTACAACGTTTCTTATCTCAACCTTTCCACGTAGCAGAGCAATTTACTGGTCTTAAAGGTGTTTTAGTAGATATTAAAGAAACTATTAAAGGATTTAACATGATTATGGATGGTGAATTAGATCACTTACCAGAAGCAGCGTTTAACCTTAAAGGAACTATTGAAGAAGCTATCGAAGCTGGAGATAAAATGCTTGCAGAGGTATAA
- a CDS encoding F0F1 ATP synthase subunit epsilon, with product MYLEIVSPEAVLFSGEVTSVAVPGVNGEFEMLNNHVPIISILKEGFVKISGNIELDEEVQDKFTKNAKGATLLKINSGTLELKNNKLIVLAD from the coding sequence ATGTATTTAGAAATTGTATCGCCAGAAGCAGTATTATTTAGCGGAGAAGTAACTAGCGTTGCTGTACCAGGAGTTAATGGTGAATTCGAAATGTTAAATAATCACGTGCCAATTATATCTATTTTAAAAGAAGGATTTGTAAAAATTTCGGGAAACATAGAATTAGATGAAGAGGTTCAGGATAAATTTACTAAAAATGCAAAAGGAGCGACATTATTAAAAATTAACTCTGGAACGTTAGAATTAAAAAACAATAAGTTGATTGTTTTAGCAGACTAA
- a CDS encoding LexA family protein gives MLRPKSTPLTLFNPEETDSLGALFFDTGISAGYPAPTEDFSQQQQHLSLDNELVRNKETTFYARVSGQSMIGAGLDDNDLLVIDRSIEPTNNKIAVCFLDGEFTVKRLKVDKDEMWLKPENPNYPIIKITSDNKFLIWGIVTNVIKKV, from the coding sequence ATGCTACGACCAAAATCAACACCATTAACGCTTTTTAACCCTGAAGAAACCGATAGTTTAGGTGCCCTTTTTTTCGATACAGGAATTTCTGCAGGTTACCCTGCTCCTACCGAAGATTTTAGTCAACAACAGCAACACTTATCTTTAGATAATGAACTTGTACGAAATAAAGAAACCACATTTTATGCACGTGTTAGTGGGCAATCAATGATTGGAGCTGGTCTAGACGACAATGATTTGTTGGTTATAGATAGAAGTATAGAACCAACAAATAATAAAATTGCAGTTTGCTTTCTAGACGGTGAATTTACGGTGAAGCGTTTAAAAGTAGATAAAGATGAAATGTGGTTAAAACCAGAAAACCCAAACTATCCTATTATTAAAATCACCAGTGACAACAAATTTCTTATCTGGGGAATTGTTACTAATGTGATTAAAAAAGTATAA
- a CDS encoding XRE family transcriptional regulator produces the protein MKFIQSNIKHLRSLKSFSQERFADELGWTRSIVGSYEEGRSEPPIDRLIELSTYFNIPIDILVKNDLRRTKNTSFIEVGNKRVLFPVTVNDMDEDLIEIVPTKASAGYLQGYADPEYIEQLQKIKLPFLPTGTHRAFPISGDSMLPVKDGSFIVAKFIDSINDVKNGRTYIVLTKDDGLVYKRVYNKIKEKNCLELRSDNKLYTPYDVKTADIMEIWEFTCCINTQEYSEEELKLSSIINMFQELKIELKSIKGLENYAL, from the coding sequence ATGAAATTTATTCAATCGAATATTAAACATTTACGAAGTCTGAAAAGTTTTTCGCAAGAACGTTTTGCGGACGAATTAGGTTGGACGCGCTCAATTGTGGGTTCATATGAAGAAGGACGCTCAGAGCCACCAATAGATCGTTTAATTGAGCTTTCTACTTACTTTAATATACCAATAGATATTTTGGTTAAAAATGACTTACGCCGCACTAAAAACACGTCGTTTATAGAGGTAGGGAACAAGCGTGTGTTATTTCCGGTAACGGTAAACGATATGGACGAAGATTTAATCGAGATTGTCCCAACGAAAGCTTCGGCGGGTTATTTACAAGGTTATGCCGATCCTGAATATATTGAGCAACTTCAGAAAATAAAATTACCGTTTTTACCTACGGGAACACATCGTGCATTTCCGATAAGTGGAGATTCTATGCTACCTGTAAAAGACGGATCTTTTATTGTTGCTAAATTTATCGATTCTATAAACGATGTGAAAAACGGGCGAACTTATATTGTTTTAACTAAAGATGATGGACTTGTTTATAAAAGAGTTTATAATAAAATTAAAGAAAAAAACTGTTTAGAACTTCGATCTGATAACAAATTATACACACCTTACGATGTGAAAACTGCCGATATTATGGAAATATGGGAATTTACTTGCTGTATCAATACACAAGAATATAGTGAGGAAGAACTTAAACTAAGTAGTATTATAAACATGTTTCAGGAACTAAAAATTGAATTAAAATCTATTAAAGGTTTAGAAAACTATGCTTTATAA
- a CDS encoding DNA polymerase III subunit alpha produces the protein MYLNCHSYFSLRYGAISPEKLLAISSEKGFETMALTDINNTSACLDFVRLSEKYKIKPVLGVDFRNGAKQQFVMLAKSNQGFHNINTYLSTFLHNTSFVIPDIAPVLGDTFVIYPYKHDGDFNLKKHEYLGVKPQDLNRLKFSKKNNSRNKLVILQAVSFENKKGFNTHRLLRAIANNCLLSKLPKNEEGQETDVMLSAKELFEIYHEFPELIENTKSILNKCSVNFEFSTGTPNNQKAYTKSEDLDYKLLKKLTYDGLSYRYQKPDAVVFNRINKELSIIKEKKFVSYFLMNWKILKYARSKNYYYVGRGSGANSIVAYLLRITDVDPVELDLYFERFINLYRKNPPDFDIDFSWTDRDDITQFIFKTFKNTALLAVYNTFKFKASVRELGKVFGLPKAEIDMLSKGRYNVKTLDKLSQLVIIYSEYIQGFPNYLGIHASGIIISEKPIHCYTATFFPPKGFATTHFDMVVAEDIGLYKFDILSQRGLGKIKDTVDIVKYNHPEKPPIDIHDIKGFKIDEKIKHILRHAQAIGCFYVESPAMRMLLKKLQVDNYLGLVAASSIIRPGVAKSGMMREYILRYRDPERCKKAHPVLLKIMPETYGVMVYQEDVIKVAHYFGGLTLAEADKLRRGMSGKFRSRDEFLSVKELFFNNCRQKGEPHDVVEEIWKQIESFAGYAFAKGHSASYAVESYQSLFLKAYFPLEYMVATINNFGGFYSTELYVHEARMHGGIIEAPCVNRSFNETIIMGKNIYLGFMFLHGLEVKTIKKLLLERTENGAFNCLDNFIQRMTISVEQTAILIKINAFRFTGINKRELLWEAHLKTSKTVVQEHVINLFETECVDYKTPELSSTTLEDAFDAMELLGFTLCNPFCLLEQTAVQPLRAAQLPKFKNRNISIEGYLVTTKNTITSSGKYMHFGTFLDYDGDFLDTVHFPPVASKYPFRGKGIYTITGKVIEEFDCITIEVITMEKLAIIQDPRYSDPSPKFVTNTKLSIS, from the coding sequence ATGTATTTAAATTGTCATTCATATTTCAGTCTGCGTTACGGGGCAATAAGCCCTGAAAAACTACTTGCTATTTCTTCCGAAAAAGGGTTTGAAACTATGGCGTTAACTGATATTAATAATACATCGGCTTGTTTAGATTTTGTTCGGTTATCGGAGAAATATAAAATAAAGCCAGTCTTGGGTGTCGATTTTAGAAACGGAGCAAAGCAACAATTTGTAATGCTTGCTAAAAGTAATCAAGGCTTTCATAATATTAATACATATTTGTCAACCTTTTTGCATAATACTAGTTTTGTTATACCCGATATAGCTCCCGTATTAGGCGATACATTTGTTATTTATCCTTATAAGCATGATGGAGATTTCAATCTAAAAAAGCATGAGTATTTAGGTGTGAAACCGCAAGATTTGAACCGACTTAAATTCTCTAAAAAAAATAATAGTCGAAATAAATTAGTGATTTTACAAGCGGTTTCTTTTGAAAATAAAAAGGGATTTAACACGCATAGATTACTTCGGGCGATAGCCAATAATTGTCTGTTAAGTAAATTACCTAAAAATGAAGAAGGACAGGAAACGGATGTGATGCTTTCTGCTAAGGAGTTATTTGAAATTTACCATGAATTCCCCGAACTTATTGAAAATACTAAGTCTATTTTAAATAAATGTTCTGTGAATTTTGAATTTTCAACAGGGACACCAAACAATCAAAAAGCATATACCAAAAGTGAAGATTTAGACTATAAATTACTAAAAAAGCTTACTTATGATGGTTTATCATATCGCTATCAAAAGCCTGATGCCGTTGTTTTTAATCGTATAAATAAAGAATTAAGTATTATTAAAGAGAAGAAGTTTGTGTCTTATTTTTTAATGAATTGGAAAATTTTAAAATATGCGAGAAGTAAAAATTATTATTATGTAGGTAGAGGTAGTGGAGCCAATAGTATTGTAGCGTATTTATTAAGGATTACAGATGTAGACCCCGTAGAACTTGATTTATATTTTGAACGTTTTATAAACCTTTACCGTAAAAATCCACCAGATTTTGATATCGATTTTTCGTGGACCGATCGTGATGATATTACGCAATTCATTTTTAAAACTTTTAAAAATACGGCGCTTTTAGCAGTTTATAATACGTTTAAATTTAAAGCTTCGGTGAGGGAGTTAGGAAAGGTTTTTGGATTACCAAAAGCTGAAATTGATATGCTGAGTAAGGGGAGATATAATGTAAAAACCTTAGATAAATTGTCTCAATTAGTGATTATTTACAGTGAGTATATTCAGGGTTTTCCTAATTATTTGGGTATTCATGCTAGCGGCATTATCATTTCAGAAAAACCTATACATTGCTATACGGCAACATTTTTTCCGCCGAAAGGCTTTGCTACTACACATTTTGATATGGTAGTTGCTGAAGATATTGGGCTTTATAAATTTGATATTTTGAGTCAGCGTGGTTTAGGGAAAATTAAAGATACAGTAGATATTGTAAAATATAATCATCCAGAAAAACCGCCTATTGATATTCATGATATTAAAGGTTTTAAAATAGACGAAAAAATAAAGCACATTTTGCGACATGCTCAAGCTATTGGTTGTTTTTATGTGGAATCGCCTGCTATGCGTATGTTGTTGAAAAAATTACAAGTCGATAATTATTTAGGTTTAGTGGCTGCGAGTTCTATTATTCGTCCGGGTGTTGCAAAATCTGGTATGATGCGTGAATACATTCTGCGTTATCGAGATCCCGAACGTTGCAAAAAGGCACACCCTGTTTTACTCAAGATTATGCCTGAAACTTATGGTGTTATGGTGTATCAAGAAGATGTGATAAAAGTAGCGCATTATTTTGGAGGTTTAACTTTAGCTGAAGCTGATAAGTTGCGCCGTGGCATGTCTGGTAAATTTAGATCGCGCGATGAGTTTTTATCTGTAAAAGAGCTCTTTTTTAATAATTGTAGGCAAAAAGGAGAACCTCATGATGTAGTTGAAGAAATTTGGAAACAAATTGAAAGTTTTGCTGGCTATGCATTTGCAAAAGGGCACTCGGCTTCTTATGCTGTAGAAAGTTATCAAAGCCTTTTTCTAAAAGCCTATTTCCCGTTGGAATATATGGTAGCAACTATTAATAATTTTGGCGGTTTTTATAGTACAGAGCTTTATGTGCACGAAGCCCGAATGCATGGTGGTATTATTGAAGCACCTTGTGTTAATAGAAGTTTTAATGAAACCATTATCATGGGTAAAAATATTTATTTAGGGTTTATGTTTTTACATGGTTTAGAAGTTAAAACTATTAAAAAATTACTTTTAGAGCGTACAGAAAATGGTGCTTTCAATTGTTTAGATAATTTTATTCAACGCATGACTATATCAGTCGAACAAACGGCCATTCTTATAAAAATAAATGCATTTCGATTTACAGGGATTAACAAACGTGAATTGCTTTGGGAAGCGCATTTAAAAACAAGTAAAACAGTGGTTCAAGAACATGTTATTAATTTATTTGAAACTGAGTGTGTTGATTATAAAACACCAGAATTATCAAGCACAACATTAGAAGATGCTTTTGATGCTATGGAACTTTTAGGTTTCACCTTATGTAACCCGTTTTGCTTGTTAGAGCAAACGGCTGTACAGCCTTTACGTGCAGCCCAGCTTCCAAAGTTTAAGAACCGTAATATTTCTATTGAAGGCTATTTGGTAACCACTAAAAACACCATAACATCTAGTGGTAAATACATGCATTTTGGAACATTTTTAGATTATGATGGTGATTTTCTTGACACGGTTCATTTTCCTCCAGTAGCCAGTAAATATCCGTTTAGAGGAAAAGGAATTTATACCATTACAGGAAAGGTTATCGAGGAATTTGATTGTATAACTATTGAAGTTATCACTATGGAAAAACTGGCAATTATCCAAGATCCTCGTTACAGTGACCCATCACCAAAATTTGTAACTAATACAAAATTAAGTATAAGCTAG
- a CDS encoding OmpA family protein, whose translation MKTIYNKIGLILLALVLTANVTSCKSVQNANNKQKGGAIGAAGGALLGAIIGNNVGKGGNGELGAVIGGVLGGGAGVLIGNKMDKQAQQIENEIPGATVERVDNGIVVTFDENSGVYFKTAKYDVNTTSQETLNKLIAVFKEYPETNILVVGHTDSVGSEDSNMTLSKNRANAVTNYFLSKGLSSGRFTTNWYGEEQPTNDNTTAEGRAKNRRVNIAILPNEKMIEDAKTEAGQ comes from the coding sequence ATGAAAACAATTTATAATAAAATCGGATTAATTCTTTTAGCATTAGTACTTACAGCAAATGTAACAAGCTGCAAATCGGTACAAAATGCAAACAACAAACAGAAAGGTGGCGCCATTGGTGCTGCTGGTGGTGCTCTTTTAGGTGCTATTATTGGTAACAATGTTGGCAAAGGTGGAAATGGAGAGTTAGGTGCTGTTATTGGCGGTGTACTTGGCGGAGGCGCTGGTGTACTTATTGGTAACAAAATGGATAAACAGGCTCAACAAATTGAAAACGAAATTCCTGGCGCCACAGTAGAGCGTGTAGACAATGGGATTGTAGTAACTTTCGATGAAAATAGTGGTGTATACTTTAAGACTGCAAAATACGATGTAAATACAACTTCTCAAGAAACTTTAAATAAATTAATTGCTGTTTTTAAAGAATATCCAGAGACCAATATATTAGTTGTAGGCCATACCGATAGTGTTGGTAGCGAAGATTCGAACATGACGTTATCTAAGAACAGAGCTAACGCTGTTACTAATTATTTTTTAAGTAAAGGCTTAAGCAGTGGTCGTTTTACAACCAATTGGTACGGAGAAGAACAACCTACGAACGATAATACAACGGCAGAAGGTCGTGCAAAAAACAGAAGGGTAAATATTGCTATTTTACCAAATGAAAAAATGATTGAAGATGCTAAAACTGAAGCTGGACAATAA
- a CDS encoding lipocalin family protein, with translation MKKIAILLVLALVLVSCGSSKVVRTSKKVMKGNWTLSTISYSEKGTYNVSLLDDAPKACFEGSEWQFIPNNNTGIYTINNAECSIGARNFIFTIQEVDPTTDLYDFLLKPTDEKGKSPTNYGYRMQLSQLTEYTMQWQQTVNVEGKPFTITMNFTKN, from the coding sequence ATGAAAAAAATAGCAATTTTATTAGTATTAGCCTTGGTTCTAGTATCCTGCGGCTCATCAAAAGTAGTACGTACTTCAAAAAAAGTGATGAAAGGAAATTGGACGTTAAGCACCATTTCTTATAGTGAAAAAGGAACTTATAATGTCTCGCTACTTGATGATGCTCCAAAAGCTTGTTTTGAAGGTAGTGAGTGGCAATTTATTCCGAATAATAATACAGGAATCTACACCATTAATAACGCAGAATGTAGTATTGGCGCTCGTAATTTCATCTTCACGATTCAAGAAGTTGATCCTACAACAGATTTGTATGACTTTTTATTAAAGCCAACAGATGAAAAAGGAAAATCGCCAACAAATTACGGCTACAGAATGCAACTTTCTCAACTTACCGAGTATACAATGCAATGGCAACAAACGGTTAACGTAGAGGGTAAACCGTTTACAATTACAATGAATTTTACAAAAAATTAA
- a CDS encoding ferritin — protein MLSKAIETALNNQIKIEAESSQIYLAMACWAEVKGLEGVASFMYAQSDEEREHMLKLVKFVNERGGHAKISELSAPNVTFTSFKEMFETLFEHEVFVSQSINDLVHISLEERDYASHNFLQWYVAEQIEEEAVARTILDKINLIGDDKGGLYLFDRDIQNLTVTSASAEGLQ, from the coding sequence ATGTTATCAAAAGCTATAGAAACCGCATTAAACAATCAAATAAAAATAGAAGCAGAATCGTCTCAAATTTATTTAGCCATGGCTTGTTGGGCTGAAGTTAAAGGGTTAGAAGGCGTTGCCAGTTTTATGTATGCACAATCGGATGAAGAACGTGAACACATGCTAAAGCTTGTAAAATTCGTAAATGAGCGTGGCGGACATGCCAAAATCTCCGAATTATCAGCACCTAACGTAACTTTTACATCATTTAAAGAAATGTTTGAGACATTATTTGAACATGAAGTTTTCGTTTCACAAAGCATTAACGATTTGGTTCATATTAGCCTAGAAGAAAGAGACTATGCATCGCATAACTTTTTGCAATGGTATGTTGCCGAGCAAATTGAAGAAGAAGCCGTAGCACGTACTATTTTAGATAAAATAAATCTTATTGGAGATGATAAAGGCGGACTGTACCTTTTTGATAGAGATATCCAAAACCTAACTGTAACTTCCGCATCTGCAGAAGGTTTGCAATAA
- the metG gene encoding methionine--tRNA ligase produces the protein MNTPKRYTITAALPYTNGSIHIGHLAGVYVPADIYARYLRLTGNDVLFIGGSDEHGVPITIKAKNEGVTPQDIVDKYHAIIKKSFVDFGITYDNYSRTSAPIHHETASEFFKTLDAKGEFIEETSEQLYDAEANQFLADRFVIGTCPKCGNEESYGDQCENCGTSHNATDLINPKSAITGNVPTLKQTKHWYLPLDKHEAFLREWILEGHKKDWKPNVYGQCKSWIDDGLRPRAVTRDLDWGIPVPAEGGEGKVLYVWFDAPIGYISSTKEWAAREGKDWEPYWKDKDTKLVHFIGKDNIVFHCIIFPAMLKAEGSYILPDNVPANEFLNLEGNKLSTSKNWAVWLPEYLEDFPGQQDVLRYVLTANAPETKDNDFTWKDFQARNNNELVAIFGNFINRVVVLTNKYYEGIVPSPSEFLQVDEETLAAIKAYPDVIASSIERYRFREASQELMNLARLGNKYLADAEPWKVIKVDAERTKTIMYVALQIASALATLSEPFLPFTSTKLKNILNHSALDADTTWKEVTTKSVLLPAGHKIGVAELLFSKVEDETIQKQLDKLAASKKANEAANKVVEPQKETINFDDFTKLDMRVGTIIEAEKMPKAKKLLVLKVDTGIDVRTIVSGIAESFKPEDVVGKRVTVLVNLAPRALRGVESEGMILMTESEDGKLVFVNPDTDNVANGLTIS, from the coding sequence ATGAACACACCAAAAAGATACACCATAACAGCTGCTTTACCATACACCAATGGCTCAATACACATCGGACATTTAGCTGGTGTTTATGTACCTGCAGATATTTATGCACGATATTTACGCCTAACCGGAAATGATGTATTATTTATTGGCGGAAGTGATGAACATGGTGTACCAATTACCATTAAAGCTAAAAACGAAGGTGTAACACCGCAAGATATTGTAGATAAATATCACGCGATTATTAAAAAATCGTTTGTTGATTTTGGAATAACTTACGATAATTATTCTCGTACATCTGCTCCAATTCATCATGAAACAGCTTCGGAGTTTTTCAAAACTTTAGATGCAAAAGGTGAGTTTATTGAAGAAACATCAGAACAACTTTACGATGCTGAAGCTAATCAATTTTTGGCCGATAGATTCGTGATTGGAACTTGTCCTAAATGTGGTAATGAAGAAAGTTATGGTGACCAGTGTGAAAACTGTGGAACTAGCCATAATGCTACAGATTTAATAAATCCTAAATCGGCTATAACAGGTAATGTACCAACATTAAAACAAACAAAACATTGGTATTTACCATTAGATAAACACGAAGCTTTTTTAAGAGAATGGATTCTTGAAGGGCATAAAAAAGATTGGAAGCCCAACGTTTACGGACAATGTAAATCTTGGATAGACGATGGTTTACGACCAAGAGCAGTAACTCGAGATTTAGACTGGGGAATTCCTGTTCCTGCCGAAGGCGGTGAGGGCAAAGTACTTTATGTTTGGTTCGATGCTCCTATTGGTTATATATCATCTACCAAAGAATGGGCTGCTCGCGAAGGCAAAGATTGGGAGCCATATTGGAAAGATAAAGACACTAAATTAGTACACTTTATAGGTAAAGATAATATTGTGTTTCACTGTATTATTTTCCCTGCAATGTTAAAAGCTGAAGGCTCTTATATTTTACCGGATAATGTACCTGCAAACGAGTTTTTAAATTTAGAAGGCAACAAATTATCAACCTCTAAAAATTGGGCGGTTTGGTTACCAGAATATTTAGAAGATTTCCCAGGGCAACAAGATGTTTTACGTTACGTATTAACAGCAAACGCACCAGAAACTAAGGATAACGATTTTACTTGGAAAGATTTTCAGGCAAGAAATAATAATGAATTGGTAGCTATATTCGGAAACTTTATTAACCGTGTAGTTGTTTTAACCAATAAATATTATGAAGGTATTGTGCCAAGTCCTTCTGAATTTTTGCAAGTAGATGAAGAAACTTTGGCCGCTATAAAAGCTTATCCAGATGTTATTGCTAGTTCTATAGAGCGTTATCGTTTTAGAGAAGCCAGTCAAGAATTAATGAATTTAGCGCGTTTAGGAAATAAATACCTAGCCGATGCTGAACCTTGGAAGGTTATTAAAGTAGATGCAGAACGCACAAAAACCATTATGTATGTGGCGTTACAAATTGCTTCTGCATTAGCAACTTTAAGCGAACCTTTTTTACCGTTTACTTCAACTAAATTAAAAAATATACTAAATCATTCTGCGCTTGACGCTGATACGACTTGGAAAGAAGTTACCACAAAAAGTGTGTTACTTCCTGCAGGACATAAAATTGGAGTAGCAGAATTATTATTCTCTAAAGTTGAAGATGAAACTATTCAAAAACAACTTGATAAATTAGCCGCTAGTAAAAAAGCAAACGAAGCCGCTAATAAAGTGGTAGAACCTCAAAAAGAGACTATAAATTTTGATGATTTCACCAAATTAGATATGCGTGTTGGTACTATTATTGAAGCCGAAAAAATGCCGAAAGCTAAAAAACTTCTAGTTTTAAAAGTAGATACAGGTATTGATGTGCGTACTATTGTTTCTGGCATTGCAGAGAGTTTTAAACCAGAAGATGTGGTTGGGAAACGTGTTACCGTTTTAGTAAATTTAGCGCCAAGAGCTTTACGTGGAGTTGAAAGTGAAGGTATGATTTTAATGACTGAAAGTGAAGATGGAAAATTGGTGTTTGTAAATCCAGATACCGATAATGTTGCAAATGGATTAACAATAAGTTAA
- a CDS encoding LD-carboxypeptidase, whose product MYIYIMTRITYITILFCSIFFFGKTTLLAQDTSLKKSTKLIQPPYLKAGDTVAIVAPSGVLKNGVKVIEEAKALLKSWGLHAIVGEHVFSKADHFAGTDDERCADFQNALDDSTVSAIWCARGGYGTVRILDKLDYTKFKQHPKWLIGYSDITALHNQFNNEGIESIHGIMCLSLPDEMSTIEKPIATFKAAIFGKPLSYTLEGSKYNRPGTVTAPLVGGNLTLLHTMLGSKTSIDTDGKILFIEEVGEYKYHIDRMLQSLKRAGYFDNCKGVIIGGISRVRKNTTPWGTSIEQLFLDALSDYDFPIAFNVPAGHEKDNRALILGRVIDLNVNKIQSTIIFKND is encoded by the coding sequence ATGTACATTTACATTATGACACGAATTACATATATTACAATTTTATTTTGTTCCATTTTTTTCTTCGGGAAAACAACATTATTAGCGCAAGACACATCATTAAAAAAATCTACTAAATTGATACAGCCTCCATACTTAAAAGCAGGTGACACCGTTGCCATTGTTGCTCCTTCGGGCGTACTAAAAAACGGTGTAAAAGTAATTGAAGAAGCCAAAGCGTTACTTAAAAGTTGGGGTTTACATGCTATTGTTGGTGAGCATGTATTTAGTAAAGCGGATCATTTTGCAGGTACGGATGATGAACGTTGTGCCGATTTTCAGAATGCTCTAGATGATTCCACGGTTAGCGCTATTTGGTGTGCTCGAGGTGGTTATGGTACGGTTAGAATTTTGGATAAATTAGATTACACCAAGTTTAAACAACATCCAAAATGGCTTATTGGTTATAGTGATATTACGGCATTGCATAATCAATTTAATAATGAAGGTATTGAGAGTATTCATGGTATTATGTGTTTAAGTTTACCCGATGAAATGAGTACCATAGAAAAACCTATTGCGACATTTAAAGCGGCTATTTTTGGAAAACCATTAAGTTATACACTTGAGGGTTCTAAATATAACCGACCAGGAACTGTTACAGCTCCATTAGTTGGTGGGAATTTAACGTTATTACATACTATGTTGGGTTCTAAAACAAGTATTGATACCGATGGAAAAATTCTTTTTATAGAAGAAGTAGGCGAGTACAAATACCATATAGATAGAATGTTGCAAAGTTTAAAACGTGCTGGGTATTTTGATAATTGTAAAGGTGTTATTATTGGAGGTATTAGTCGGGTTAGAAAGAATACAACTCCTTGGGGCACATCTATTGAACAATTGTTTTTAGACGCTTTATCAGACTACGATTTTCCTATTGCATTTAATGTTCCTGCTGGTCACGAAAAAGATAATCGCGCTTTGATTTTGGGTAGAGTTATTGATTTAAACGTTAATAAAATACAGTCAACTATTATATTTAAGAATGATTAA